A genomic stretch from Mycobacterium paraterrae includes:
- a CDS encoding GAF domain-containing protein yields MVAVYRAPMRSRNDAVELEATLDRARRLGICGFGQLVSRSSEQERLVRRIDRFAELPDGSFVWTRDTDGLFWLGRVSGAYFYDADQDAMAVDLVHVRPCEWLTTPILEHDAPAAAVATFGRSGRNFQEIHDPSIGEETQRIWQAR; encoded by the coding sequence ATGGTCGCCGTATATCGCGCTCCGATGCGGTCCCGCAACGATGCCGTGGAGTTGGAAGCCACTCTCGATCGCGCTCGTCGGCTCGGAATTTGCGGATTCGGGCAACTCGTCAGCCGATCCTCCGAACAGGAGAGACTCGTCCGCCGCATCGATCGCTTCGCCGAGCTGCCCGACGGCTCGTTCGTCTGGACCCGTGACACCGACGGGTTGTTTTGGCTAGGGCGTGTTTCCGGCGCGTACTTCTACGACGCCGACCAAGACGCGATGGCTGTTGACTTGGTACATGTTCGCCCTTGCGAGTGGTTAACCACCCCGATCCTGGAACACGACGCGCCAGCCGCCGCGGTTGCTACCTTCGGCCGGAGTGGCCGCAATTTCCAGGAAATTCACGATCCTTCGATCGGTGAAGAGACACAACGGATTTGGCAAGCACGATGA
- a CDS encoding universal stress protein, whose product MSYRTIVVGTDGSESSFKAVDRAAAIAAQESAKLIIASAHLDTSEKGGWSRPPSPDRLMDGRAADSLGDSGYRMHGSAPVYAILQDARDRAKAAGAHDIEDRSIVGAPVSALLHLADEVKADLLVVGNLGIGTVAGRLLGSVPDTVARKAKVDILIVHTVG is encoded by the coding sequence ATGAGCTATCGGACAATCGTCGTCGGGACTGACGGCTCGGAGTCGTCGTTCAAGGCGGTGGACCGCGCGGCAGCGATCGCGGCGCAGGAATCAGCGAAGCTGATCATCGCGAGCGCGCATCTCGACACATCCGAGAAGGGCGGCTGGTCACGGCCGCCGTCGCCGGATCGCCTGATGGACGGCAGAGCCGCCGACAGCCTGGGCGACTCCGGGTATCGAATGCACGGAAGCGCCCCGGTCTACGCAATTCTGCAGGACGCCCGCGACCGGGCGAAGGCAGCCGGCGCCCACGACATCGAGGATCGGTCGATCGTCGGTGCACCGGTGAGTGCGTTGCTGCACCTGGCAGACGAGGTCAAGGCAGACTTGCTCGTCGTCGGCAACCTGGGCATCGGCACCGTGGCCGGCAGGCTATTGGGATCCGTGCCGGATACCGTCGCCCGCAAGGCCAAGGTCGACATCCTGATCGTCCACACCGTCGGGTAG
- a CDS encoding excalibur calcium-binding domain-containing protein codes for MIARGRGALSLLSAAVVATLLSFEIKNATVAIADPPYQNCSEARADGRSSIPATDPAYRPDLDLDGDGFACEPASKGRRSTR; via the coding sequence GTGATTGCCAGAGGTAGGGGTGCACTCAGCCTGCTCTCGGCGGCGGTCGTCGCGACGCTATTAAGCTTCGAAATCAAGAACGCCACCGTGGCTATCGCTGATCCGCCATATCAGAATTGCAGTGAGGCACGCGCCGACGGACGGTCCAGCATTCCCGCCACCGATCCCGCCTACCGGCCCGACCTCGACCTCGACGGCGATGGATTCGCCTGCGAGCCCGCCTCGAAAGGGCGCCGCTCGACAAGATGA